AACGCTAAAGAAAAAATTGAAAAACCAATTTTTGGTGTTGGATTTTATACCCCAGAAGGTGTTTATATCACTGGTCCTAATACTCAAACATCTTATTTTTTAATTAAGAAGTTAGCAGGGAAAGGTTTTGTAGATTGCACAATAATAAAAAATCCTTTTTTGGGAGGGACGTATCAATTCACAGCCGCTATTTTTAATACAAATGGTTTTTTGCCTTATGACTTTCGTGAGAGGGAATATGAGTTTACCATTCTTGAGAACGAGAAAAATCAGTATGGGGTAATTAAACTTAATCATAAATGGAAACACGAGAAAATAGAAAAGCCGGATTTAATGGTTAAGTAGGTTTTTGTTTTTGCTTTCTGTCTTGTATAATCTTTTTTCTGAACCTATTAGCGTATTCTTCGCCAATATAAGAAATAGTAGAATCAATCAACTGATTGGTTTTTTCTTCCCACATGTTTTTTTCCATTATTCCTTTTGTATTATTTAGGTAATTTGATAAAGACGAAATTCTAGTTACTTCTGGATTTTTGAATTTTTTTGTTTCATCTAATTTAGAAAACATAAGATAGAGATTATCCAAAGAATAATATGGCTTATATTGAACTGGATCAAAAACTGGAAGTTCTCTTTTTGCAAATTTAATTATTTCGTAATCAGGCTTGCATTTTTTGGATTGGATTTTTGATCTTTTAACCAACAATATAGGAAAAAATAATATAGTGTTGCCAACAATCTTTACAATGATCCATTTTCTTCCTTTTTCTTTAGTGCTGAAAAAATGATAAATTAGCACCATTATTTTCCAAGTAGTTTTTTTTATAGCTCTTGCAAGCTCAAAATTCTTAATGATGGTTCTGATGAAATTCCTTTGAATCAAATAATACTTCCAGTTGTAGCTATTTTTCTTAGAGCTTCCGGAATGGTCATGATAGACAATAGCTTTTGGTGAAGAATATATTTTATAACCAAAATTTCTTGCTCTTAAGCACCAATCAACATCCTCAAAATAACCAAAATATGAATTATCGAGAGGCCCCACTGTTTTCTCATAAACATTTCTGCGAACCATGGCAGCACCGAAACAAGCACCAAAGATTTCTTCCTCATTATCATATTGGCCAATATCAATTTGACCAATACCTCTATTGAAGGGCGATCCGTTGCTAATCATAACCGTTCCAATAGAGTCTATTATTTTCTTATCCTTATAAAAAAGCATTTTGGCAGAAACTCCTGCAACTTGGTATTTTCCATGCTTTTCTATTGTTTTCACCATATTTTCAATAGCATCTTCCTTGGCGACGGTGTCGTTATTGATGAAAAAAATGTATTCTCCGTTTGTTTTTGATACTGCCAAATTGTTTCCTCGGCTAAAAAACAAGTTTTTTTTAGAAACAATTAAGTTTACCCAAGGGAAACTATTTCTAACATATTCAACTGATTTATCCGACGAACCATTGTCAACCATGGTTACCTTAATGTTTTGATAAGTTTGGTTTGCAAGAGAATTAAATAATTTAGCTAAATATTTTTTCCCATTATAATTAAGAGTAATGACATCAACTTGTCCTTGATTGTATGGAGGCCTTTTTAGTTTACTTTGACTCGTAATTTTATTGATAATTTTGAAATATTTATTGGATGCTTTTTCCCAGGTAAATCTCTCGGCATTTTTTATAGCAGCTGTTGACATTTCTTTTCTTTTTTTAGCATGAGAAATAAGATATCCGACCTTTTCTTGGAATTCATGGCTTGTTTTCACTAAGAAACCAGCATTATTTTGTAGAACTTCTTTATGGGGACCAACGTCGTAAGCTACGGCAGGTACGCCGAAACTGCCAGCTTCAATTAATGGAAGATTAAATCCTTCCCATTTGGAGGCGGTTATATAAATATCAGTGGCTTGGTAAAGTATGGGCATTAGCTCAACGGGAGCGCAAACAATTGGAATTATATTCTCTTTTGCTAACCGCTCCTTATCTTTTTTATTGCCAAAACCAGCCATAATCAATTTTATATGAGAATATTTTTTCTTTAAATTTTTATAAATTTCTGTTAGTTCTTTTATGCCTTTGTATGGTTGATCTCTATGATTTAATCTTCCAACATAAAGTAGAACAATATCATTTTCCTTTATGCCATATTTAGTTTTAAATTCTTGAATTTTCTCTTCATTAACTTGAGCATAATTGTCTGTGCCGTTATAAATTATTTCTTGTTTTTTACGAATGATTGAAGGGGTTAATGATTGAATGTAATTTGAGATAGAGATAATCCGGGTAGCTTTTGGAAAAAATAAATAATTTTGAGTGAACTTCATGTAGCCAAAAAAGAGTTTTTTCATAAAGGGGAACCCTTCGGTAGAAACCACTCCGTGATCTACAATAATTACTGGATTTTTCATTACTCTGGACGCAATAAAAAATGGATAAGTTTCAGCAATCCACAGGTCAATATTTTCATGATTTAACCTTTTGAGAGCATTAATGGCATTGATTTCATTTTTGAGAGGGTTTTTTGTGATGGGGCAACAAATATTAACTACTTTGTAATTTTTATTAGAGTAAGTTTTGTCGCTACGAATACAAAAAACTGTAACCTCAAAACCTTTTAAGGCCAATTTTTCAGCAGTTTTGTGGATTACGAGATCAACTCCAAAACCTAAAAGCATTCTTTCGGTTAAAAAACCGATTTTAATCTTTCTTTGCATTAAAGCTAGAATAATTTATAATTTTAAACATGTAGCTATTATGCTATCACGTTAATTAGTTTAATACAAAAGCTAAAGATGCTTGGAGCATTTGCTTATCAGCTTTTTCTGGGTCTAGTTTTTTTTCTGGGGATTTTAGGCGCAGGATTATATTTTATTAAAATACTGAATTATAAAGCCGGCAATTATTTTTTAAGAATAGCCACAGCTTTTTTAGTATCTTTTTGTATTTATGTTCTAATCCTTGCATTGGCTCTTTTTATTTTTCCTTGGAATATTTTCATTATCCAACTTGTTTCGGCAATTTATTTTGTAGTATCTTTTTTAATCCTAACAGTCTTTTGGGTAAAGAATAAAAAAAATATTACTCTTGAAAGGGTTAAGGATTGGTTTCGCCAAAATTATTTGGTAGTGGCCGGTCTTTTGTTTACGCTGATTGTCTTTTTTTTAGGTAGTTATCAAACGGCTCTTTTAGATGAGCATTTACATCGGCCGGTAATTAAATTTTTTACTACAAATGGAGAATTTCCGCTCATAA
This window of the Bacteroidota bacterium genome carries:
- a CDS encoding glycosyltransferase yields the protein MLLGFGVDLVIHKTAEKLALKGFEVTVFCIRSDKTYSNKNYKVVNICCPITKNPLKNEINAINALKRLNHENIDLWIAETYPFFIASRVMKNPVIIVDHGVVSTEGFPFMKKLFFGYMKFTQNYLFFPKATRIISISNYIQSLTPSIIRKKQEIIYNGTDNYAQVNEEKIQEFKTKYGIKENDIVLLYVGRLNHRDQPYKGIKELTEIYKNLKKKYSHIKLIMAGFGNKKDKERLAKENIIPIVCAPVELMPILYQATDIYITASKWEGFNLPLIEAGSFGVPAVAYDVGPHKEVLQNNAGFLVKTSHEFQEKVGYLISHAKKRKEMSTAAIKNAERFTWEKASNKYFKIINKITSQSKLKRPPYNQGQVDVITLNYNGKKYLAKLFNSLANQTYQNIKVTMVDNGSSDKSVEYVRNSFPWVNLIVSKKNLFFSRGNNLAVSKTNGEYIFFINNDTVAKEDAIENMVKTIEKHGKYQVAGVSAKMLFYKDKKIIDSIGTVMISNGSPFNRGIGQIDIGQYDNEEEIFGACFGAAMVRRNVYEKTVGPLDNSYFGYFEDVDWCLRARNFGYKIYSSPKAIVYHDHSGSSKKNSYNWKYYLIQRNFIRTIIKNFELARAIKKTTWKIMVLIYHFFSTKEKGRKWIIVKIVGNTILFFPILLVKRSKIQSKKCKPDYEIIKFAKRELPVFDPVQYKPYYSLDNLYLMFSKLDETKKFKNPEVTRISSLSNYLNNTKGIMEKNMWEEKTNQLIDSTISYIGEEYANRFRKKIIQDRKQKQKPT